Genomic window (Tamandua tetradactyla isolate mTamTet1 chromosome 3, mTamTet1.pri, whole genome shotgun sequence):
GATCCAGCAACATTAATCTGAAAAACTATCTTTTATCTGCTGCATTCCAGATGATCAAATCAAGTAACTATATTCTTgtaggtctgtttctgaactgtAAAATTGGGCCTATTTTGTTGAACTTGTAGCAGTTTAATATATGGTCTGAAACAAATTGAGTTTTATGAAATCAGAAGAGATTGGGGAGTGAGAAAGTCAGTCTTTAAATGGAGTGTGTGAATatgagtgcatgtgtgtatttgtcCAATTATGTATCTATATATTGTCTTAGGTCTGTGTATCTAAATATCTTTTTAGTGTCTGTTTAGCCATCATGATATTCTTCCAAGTCTGTGTGCAGAAGTACATGTGAACATGCATAATTATCCCTTTGTATTTGGATATCTTAGCAACCTATGCGTATGCATGAGCTTGTATTTCATCTCCTTAGCATCCATCTGTGTGTTTCTCTGTGTAGCCAGCAAAAAAGCGTTTTCTCCTCTTCCTGATTTAGTACCAAGAGCAAGAGCCCAGTTTATCCAGAAAGAGGGCAGATTGTTTCTCTTGTGTACATTGGAGTTGTAGGAATTAGGACATTTAATCTTAGATTATCCAGCCCTAAACTGGCCCAGGCCTCCCATTCTAAACTTGGCAAGTCTGGGAGAGGAAGAGActtccaaggtcacacaatgaGTCTGTGCTACAGTGAAGTCAGAACCTGATGTTGTAAAGAAGAGAGACTTACTGGGTTTTCTTGGGTCCCAGATTGCTTTGTGTTGCAGTTCAGGGGATGGAAGAAGACACGGAATAGCACCACTTGCCAGAAGGCCTGCCTGATCTTTGAATCAGAGTCACCAATAAGAATTGAAAATAGAAGAGCAGCTCTTGGGGCCTTGGGTTGCTGGACTGAGAGAACATGTGTAATCTGTGATGACAAGGCATCTGCAGCTGGAGATGTGGGGATACTCTGAACTGTTGGAGACAGCACCTGGGGCGTTCTGGCTTCAAACAGCCCTCTTTGGGGTGGGATACACTGTCATTGCGGTATATGATGTGCCTTGGTTTTCGCACATTCAGCCCAAGGCTGAACTTCAGGGTGAGGAAGTGCTGAGGTATTTGGAAAGGTGTGACATGAGGTATTTGGGAAAGGTGTGACATTCTCTCCctgagggaaggggagagaaaaggtTATCCAGCAAGCAGCAACCAGATCTTGAAGTGCCTGTAAGCAATGTAGGCATTTGGATTGTGCTGTGGGGAACTACTGAAAAACTTTTAAAGCCAAGGATTAATAGAAgcagatttgcattttttaaaaatcagtctcaACGCAGGGGAGAATAGAATGGAGTAAGAGAGCAGCAGGAAGACCAGTCAGGAATTGTTCCAATGCATACGTGAGACGAGGTGGGGATTTGGTGCGACCACGGGGTGGGGTGACAGAAGTGGAGACAACAGGTGAGTTCCAAAGATAAGTAGGACTTGGTGACAGATTGAATGTAGGCATAAGGCAGGAAGTTCAGGGTGGTGGCTAGGACAGATGGGAAGGACTAGAAGAGAAACAGGTTTGTGCAGAATGGAAATTCCACTTTAACATGTTCAACCTGAATTTGGAGTTAACTTGCAACACTTTTCAGCCCTGTTCTTGCTTTGGCAGGAATGCTCCAAAATGGGAAGAAATTCGATTCATCCAGAGACAGAAACAAGCCTTTCAAGTTCAGAATTGGCAAACAGGAAGTCATCAAGGGCTTTGAAGAGGGCGCGGCCCAGGTAGGATCAGGATGCTCTGTTAAAGGGGACTGGAGGACCTAGGCTCAGCTCTCTGCTCTCCCCACCCTTCACCCGATTACCTAACACTGCTGCTTTGACTCTACAGCTGGGGCATGGTGGTGCCATCTAGTGTACAGGCCTGGCATTGCATCCCTGCCACTTGGGCTGCCAGCTTGCCCGCCCTTTGTGTCACCAAGAGCTCTCAGCTCGTGCACATGACCCCAGGCTTGCTGAGAACCAGCTGTCCACGACTGAGGCAGCCGGAGAACTGGAGTAGGGGAAGAcatgagggtggtggtggtgttatttttaaacattttgttttgaaataatttcagacataAATTCTACCAAAATGACAGAGTTCCCCTATACTCTTCACCCAACTTCCCCAAATGTTGGCATCTTATATAACCATGGTAAAatgatcaaaaccaggaaattagcATCAACACAGTACTATTAACTAATCTGCTGGCCTCACTGAAATCTCACCACTTGTCCCACTCAAGCCCAGGTGTTCTTGACCACTGCTGTGACGAGCCCGAGTTCAAGCTCTTCTTCCTTGGTGTGTCCTGTGGTCATGCGACGCTCCATTAGAGTAGCCTTGCAGCCCTCCCCACCTTACTGTCACCTCTGATCTCTAACCTCTTTAGTGAACTGCTCGTATCTCTAGCCAGGCTCTTTatgcagaatcttttttttttttgatttttttttttattgaaaaaaattaacaaacaaaacattaagatatcattccattctacatacacaatcagtataTACAGCCTCTTTATGCCTCTTTGGAAGAGGGCAAGGAACAGTTATGAACAAAACATAAGTGTTTGACCCGAACACTGATTGAATAGCCAATTTGTTGGATGAATTGAATTTGAGACCATCTTGCGGACGTTACTGTCGGGTCCTTGCTATTTTGAGGGAGAATCTGtgcatttgttacagttcttAGCACAATGTCAATGAGCCACATATTAAATTCATCTCCCATCTTCACAATTACCATGAGGATGGTTTGGGAAAATGTCATAGTTaccttacttttttcttttaaatcaagctgggtcctctttctcctctccccatcTGCTCCCATCCCTGCTAGATGAGCTTGGGGCAGAGGGCGAAGCTGACCTGCACCCCAGATGTGGCATATGGAGCCACGGGCCACCCTGGTGTCATCCCTCCCAATGCCACCCTCATCTTTGACGTGGAGCTGCTCAACTTAGAGTGAAGGCAGGAACTCAAGGTGGCTGGAGATGGCGGCTGCTCACCCTTCCACCCTGCTCTGCCACTGGGACGGCTCCTCCTGTTGGGGCTTTTGATCAGTGTACTAACCTCACTGTCCCAGCGCGACACCGATTCTCTTTGCCCCAGCTGCTCTGTATGTGTTTGTCATTGTTCACGTACATCTTTGCTTAAGGAAACTTTGGTTGCGAGTTGAACCGTTTTAGGTTGTGCATTTCGTGACGCATGTAGTAGCCATTACTGATCACAGAACCCAGATTTCTTGTTCGCACAATATACACTGCCTTACCTTCACttaagccagacacacaaggtGCTCAGATATGAAACGTACGTGGTGTACACAGAGGGACTTGAGCCAGTTACCTTTGCTGTCACTCTCTTTTAGAAGTTCTTTTTGCTGCTGACTTAAAACAGATGttctttttgaaaatatgtaaaataaaggcTCTGTGCTCAGCAAATTTGTTTATCCTTATTGTAATAGGAAGTGCCTCAATCATGCAGCCAGTTGCCCTTAAGGAAAAGGATGGAAAGGAGCTTTCCAATTGGCCAGGAAAATGATGATAAACACAATAGCTATTGTGTGAGAACCATACGTGCTGGGCTTTGGACTATATACTTTTAAGTATCACCAATTCTCCAAGCAACTTAGCAAGGTCGGTATTACCTGCACTCATCTCAAAAACTCAGGATTAAAACTCAGGATTCTCTCTGCAGAATTAAAGGACTATACTGTGTATATACATTACTGCAGCCTAGCAATCAGTGGTATAATTTGAGCACATTATATAATCTTGCCATCTCTGTTTGTTCGGAGGGAGAGCTCTGAACAAACCAAGGGTGTGTATGGACTTGGAGCCAAGCACGTTACCTTTGGAAAGAATGTGTGGTTCTGAGTTTGTCTTCACATAAACACTTAGCTTCATTTAGACTTGTTTGATTTACAAGGGAAGTTACTTCTGAGAAGAATGTAGGATTCTGAGCTTGTTTCCACATATACTACTTATTTTCATCTACACTTACTGCAACTCACTAGAATCccattaagttttaaaatcagccCACCTATTTCAGGTTGTGTGTAGATCAGAGGCGCCTGGGACAGCATGGGTGAgggatttttcttttagctgGCACAGGGAACTTCTAAGAAAATGAGcattaagtattttatttatggCAAAGACACAATATCCACAAGAGCCTCACAGCTGGAAGAAAAGGCTACAGAAATACAATCTTAGATATGCAACAACCCACAAAACCACTCAAGCAGCCTGAGCTCAAATTTCTAACAATGCGTCGTCATCTGAATGGCCACTTCTAGAACAGACCTGTTTTAAGGACAAGGGTATCCGTAGTCACAAAAGTATTTTGTTAACTGTAAAGCAAACATTATACAAATGTACAGTAGTTAAACTGTTACCAGTTGTAATACCTGGTTGCTGTTACAGCAATTTTATGTGCGTTCTTTACTCATTCAACCCTTTGgcctcctcatctgcaaaatggagatgcCTATTTCATGGAGCTGGTATGTGGATTTCATTAATTaatagacattcaataaataactCTATAACAAGTTCCTTTGATGATGAGCCACTGGATTGGACAGTAGAGGCATAATACAGAAAGGTCCCTCCTCTCAGGAAGCTTGCAATCTCTAGGAACATCTCCCACCAAACAATTACTGATATggtcaactttttcttttttttagatctGGTATTAAATAGGAGGGGAAAGTTTAAGAGAAAACACTGACATGTTTACAAAAAGCTGTAAGTTTAttaacataatatattttaacatatcaAATTCTCAAGCAGGTCATTTTGAACCACAAATAAGAAATCACACTTACtattaattaacaaaaagaaagaggtggTGGTAGTCATTTACCAGTTTTagttcaaaatgaaaatgcagaaaacTATTTTGGTGGATCTGTGTTGATGCCATATTTCTCCTTGAGAAGCTTCAGCTgttcctccttcttttttgtgtCCATCTTctgaaatgcctgaaaatgtggtaAGCACCAAAGTTAATGGTTACCAATCTACAGTCAAACTTCACCAGTaatatgaacaaaaaagaaaaagaaaactgctgaTACACATTTCCCTTCAGGTACAGTTCGACACTAATTCTTAACTGGGCTTGCAGTTTGTGAGGAAAGCCTTGGCTATACTTACTCTGTTGGCATTATAGTACAAAACCACGAGGTATCTGTTACAAACATTGAACCCTGACAGGTGATCACAAGCATTCTTGGCATCAAAGATGTCTTCGTAGACCACATAAGCTGTTCCTCTAGTTTCAGGTGTGTTTCCTCTGCAGAGTTAAATTGGACTtaattaaaatacacatttacCTGAACACTGATAGCTGAATAACAGAACTGTCTTTTAAACCACTAAGCAGAGAACCAAAATTAGCAAAATAAAGACAGTaagttgaaattaaatattttgaaacatctAAACATTATGAATAGATATGCTAAGTAAGCCTGTCATTTCTTGAATGAGAGAATTTTTGTTTTGGGCTTATTTTGAGTAAAGTATCTACAGACTgaactttttttataatatcagGACTAAGTACACAGCTACTAAAGCACTGGCTGCAGACAAAAAAAATAGCTTGAAACTGTTACAGTCTTCATGTTCCCTCCAGTCTTTCCTACTTTCAGTCTTAAGCTGAAAAGTTCAGTACTCAGGTTAGTTAAGTAAGAGTGATGGCTTTTATTAATAAGTAGTACTTAGAATGAGGTCTTTCTTGCTGTGCATTTATGCAATAGAACTGATACTAAGTAATTACCACATTATCACCTGGAAACTAGTCCCTCGTTTCTAAAGAttctgattttctctttcattctaacCTAATTATACTTTCAATTCTTAGACAAGACAGTCTCCACCAATGCAGgaaaataatgtttctatattgGTATTTTATTAAGATTCATCAACCATCATTTATGGCCAGGAacagggggatggggtgggggagtggaggAGCAGCACGGAACTGCGGCAGCAGTATGGCCACGCGCGTGCTTGTAGGAACAATGGGAGAAACCCCACTCGGCTCTAGTGTGATAAAGATAACCCCTTTTCTTCCCTCTGTTCCAGCCACCCAATCCAACTGTGGATGGAGTTTTAAGACTGGGCTGACTCGCCATCTGCCATAGTACCTAGCAGGGATAAGGAAGGGCAGTGGGCCCACAGGGAGAGGAGGCACCCGGCGAGACTTGATCTAAGACAAAAGACTAGAGACTGAGCCCCAGTCAGAGCTTGTGCTTCTTATAAGAGAGGATGGGACGGGGTAGGGTGGTGGCTTTAAGCAATGCTCTCACCCTGTCATGCTGCATGGGCATGACATGGGGGTTTTATCTTAGTCTTCACACTCTAGGAACCGTCTATTCCATCTTTcagattttttacttttaatcattttcaagagTGTACTAAGTATGAAAGTTGGAGACTATGTGAAGAAAAAACACTGCCTCAAAGTTTTCCCCCAAAAttctacccatttttttctttgaaataaaaacaggTACACTGAATTACGGCAGCAGTATGGCCATGTGCTTATTTgtacacgggtggttcaatggtagaacactcatctgccatgtgggaaaccccaGTTCAACTCCTGGCCCatgtataaaacaaacaaaaaacataaaacgCTTCAAAATAAAAGCAACACTGGCTAATGTTTAGTAACTATTTACCTTCTTTCCTTTGATCACTTTCGTATGACTCatttattatttgaattattttatatttcacatgcTTATGCTTTGTTACTAATGAGATTTTAAGTTCTTAAAAGTCTAAGATGGTCTTGGACCTCATTTTACTCCTACAACACAACGTGTATGTCAAGTGCTAGTAAGCATTTCAAAGGTGGAGATCTTTTTCTTATCAGTTTTCCCACACAGCCTTTGTCTAGGAGGCTTTGCttttaagaaacaaaagcaaaagttacTCTTTCTTCCTCTTAAATCTTCTTAGGAAGAGCTAAGGAGTGGGCACTGACCCTATTTTACAGACTCTCCCACCCTCATATCTTGAGAAGCAcattataatttgaatttttacaaGCATTTACTTGGTATCTGCCATGTGTTAGGCACTGGGCCAACACTAGGTATGTCTACTCCTAGTAGCAGAGTGACCAACCATCCTGGCCAGgactctccaggttctagctttaAAAGTCCCTTAacccgggccacggtggctcagcaggcagagttctcgcctgccatgccggagaccccagttcgattcctggtgcctgcccctgcaaaaaaaaaaaaaaaaaaaaaaaaaaagtcccttaaCCAAGAAAATTCCCTCTGTCCTGGGCAAAATGGGAAGGCTGGACACCCTAGTGGGAGGTACCAAAAGTTCCCGCACCACaaccttttattaatttattcaaagaGATTGTGTTCCTTTTATGTGACAGGCACCGGATATACAAAAGTGAAAAACACAAGCATCAACCCTTTCTTCTAGCTTATAATCACCTGGAGAGAAagacattaattaaataaatacatatacaaaagaatTATGGATCATGAGAACAGATAAATGAAGGAGGGAGCTGTGTTAGAATAACGTAAGGAAAGGAGGATACTTTATAGCTACAGTAGTCAGGGAAAATGTCTCTGAAAAGGTAACACTGAAGCTGAGATCTGAGGAATAAAAAGAGGCAGATATGAGAGAAGCCCGGGGAAAACTCCAGATAGAGGGACCAGCAAGTACAAAGGCCTCTCCTGAAAGCACCACTGCTTTATTACTTATCCTTTCGTACATTATACATCCTTATCCTGGTGttcctaaattttctttaacttCACTGATATAACACTCTCACGTATCAGATACAACAAATGCAGTAAATACAAAGGCAGAAGAATTTATGGTACCTGCACCACAGCTCAAGGCTGGCAGGAGAGACAGGTGAGTCCACAGACAACAGCAAAACCATGCGCTGCCTCACAAGTCATGCTACAGGAGCACACGGAAGGGATGGCTAATGCACACTGGGAAGGAGACACTTGAAGGCAAAGTGCTCTCACGGGGATTACCTAATTTGATCCTCATGAAAATTCTTTTAAGATAGGTAGGTCAGGACAACTGTAAATAAAAGCACCTATTATACTCCATGGCATTCAGTAGATGTTCAACTGGGTATCAATTGAAGGTATGAGGTTCATACCTAtttagatgaaattaaaacatgaaTTCTTGTTGTAATTAAACATTTTCTCCTGTACTTGTAAATCTTCAATAGAAAGTTgaagttcaaagaaataattttctttaaatttcattttaaaacatcaataagACTCACACTCTGATTTGACGGATAGGTCCATACTTTCCAAATATATCGTACATTTCTTCAGCTGTGATTTTATATGGCAAATTTCTTATATACAAAATCCGATTTACTTCAGGCGGAAGTCGAATCTAAAATGAGAAATACATATGATTGTTATAATTAGGGACATAAGTGCTACCATTTTTCAAAAACTTCTttaataatagtaaataaaatgGTAATAGCAGTAAATAAATAGCAATAATTGTAACATAGTAAGAAGCCAAGAATAAGAACTATAACTGATGTTACTGAAAATAGCAGGCTCTTCAGGAAAGTAACTAGATACTGGTTTGAAGGAAGACTATTAACTTTATTTAAAAGTCCTTGATGCCTCAGACCATGtgtgggaaagaaagaagggaacagTTTCTGTCTGCTGCACAATAAAATTCCCACTAATGACCCTTCGCTGGTCTTCTCAAATTTGTATCAATGATCTCTCCCTTGAATTTACAGCCTTCCTCTCACCActagtttgttttatttattttttaaaactttttattttgaaataatttcaaacttacaggacagctgtttaaaaataatataaattccaAATGGAGAACTCTAGTATACTCCCACCCCCCAGATTCCCTGGTCTACCAATTCTTTAACATTTCCCCAACTTTGCCATATCATTTATCagctatctatccatccacccatccatctattttctgaacatatgATCACACATCATGCTCCTTAAATACATAATACTCCAGTACATTTCCTACAAACCAGGATATTCATTATGTAACACCTTAAGTATAGTtctcaagtttaagaaatttaacattgctatAAAGCTTACGTTTTATATCCCATTTTTTCTTATgccccaataatatccttttgagccttttctcctccattcttagattccATCTAGtattatgtattgcatttaattgtcattatcttttgtttttctctctcttttttaattgtggaagcacacataaaacaaaaaatctcCCACCCCAACCCTTGTCAAGCACACATTCACAATGCTGCAGAACCCTCACCACCAtcctagaactttcccttcaccctaaacagaaactctacattCACTGTGCATTAACTACCTGTAACCCCTGACCTCACCCCTGGTACCTGTAGTCTACCTTCTGTtcctatgagtttgcatattctcttatatttcctttgtggttaccatggggcttaaatttaacaccctaaatctataacaatcttgttttcTTTGATACCAACCTAACAATTTCAATAGCATAAACTACGGTTCTATACCCCTCTGCCCTCccacttttatgtagttcttgttacaaattacatatttatacattatgtcttcaaaaccattgatttatcaatACATCCTATGCATTTGCCTTTGAGATCCTGTAGGAAGAAAAAatggattacaaataaaaaaatacaacagtactgatttttataCTTATccatgtcattaccctcactggatacctttatttcctcttcttcagtcaattctctagtgtccttttctttcaaaccGCAGAACTCTCTTTCACAGAGTCCAGTGGTGACAAAgtacctcagcttttgtttatctgggaatgtcttaatttcccccccctttttttgtatgctgtatggtgagggtcacatttcattctttttccatatgactatcccattatagcagcaccatttgttgaattttttaggggggtggggggtacaaGTACAGGGGcagggaatcaaacttgggtctcccgcatggcaggtgagtattctaccactgatcaATCCTTGCAACCCCATCCTCCCTCATTTTCAAAAGGCAGTTTTGtgagataaagaattcttggttgacaatttttttgctttcagcacttcttATATCATCCCTCTGCCTTCTTGTCTCTAAGATTTCTGAAATCAACACTTGATCTCATTGAGGCTTACTTGT
Coding sequences:
- the FKBP1B gene encoding peptidyl-prolyl cis-trans isomerase FKBP1B isoform X2, whose product is MGVEIETISPGDGRTFPKKGQTCVVHYTGMLQNGKKFDSSRDRNKPFKFRIGKQEVIKGFEEGAAQMSLGQRAKLTCTPDVAYGATGHPGVIPPNATLIFDVELLNLE
- the FKBP1B gene encoding peptidyl-prolyl cis-trans isomerase FKBP1B isoform X3 — protein: MGVEIETISPGDGRTFPKKGQTCVVHYTGMLQNGKKFDSSRDRNKPFKFRIGKQEVIKGFEEGAAQLGPLSPLPICSHPC
- the FKBP1B gene encoding peptidyl-prolyl cis-trans isomerase FKBP1B isoform X1; translation: MGVEIETISPGDGRTFPKKGQTCVVHYTGMLQNGKKFDSSRDRNKPFKFRIGKQEVIKGFEEGAAQEVPQSCSQLPLRKRMERSFPIGQENDDKHNSYCVRTIRAGLWTIYF
- the SF3B6 gene encoding splicing factor 3B subunit 6 — translated: MAMQAAKRANIRLPPEVNRILYIRNLPYKITAEEMYDIFGKYGPIRQIRVGNTPETRGTAYVVYEDIFDAKNACDHLSGFNVCNRYLVVLYYNANRAFQKMDTKKKEEQLKLLKEKYGINTDPPK